In one Penaeus monodon isolate SGIC_2016 chromosome 20, NSTDA_Pmon_1, whole genome shotgun sequence genomic region, the following are encoded:
- the LOC119585987 gene encoding translation initiation factor IF-2-like, with amino-acid sequence MTYINKPDLETQPTGESRPQADPRGRASPRQTPGGEPTPGRPPGESQPQADPRGRADPRQTPGGEPAPGRPPGESRPQADPRGRAGPRQTPGGEPTPGRPPGESQPQADPRGRADPRQTPGGEPAPGRPPGESRPQADP; translated from the exons ATGACCTACATCAATAAACCTGAT CTGGAGACACAACCCACGGGGGAGAGCcggccccaggcagacccccggGGGAGAGCCagccccaggcagacccccggGGGAGAGccgaccccaggcagacccccggGGGAGAGCCagccccaggcagacccccggGGGAGAGccgaccccaggcagacccccggGGGAGAGCCagccccaggcagacccccggGGGAGAGccgaccccaggcagacccccggGGGAGAGCcggccccaggcagacccccggGGGAGAGccgaccccaggcagacccccggGGGAGAGCCagccccaggcagacccccggGGGAGAGccgaccccaggcagacccccggGGGAGAGCcggccccaggcagacccccggGGGAGAGCCGGCCCCAGGCAGACCCATAG